One Acetobacterium sp. KB-1 DNA segment encodes these proteins:
- a CDS encoding MBG domain-containing protein — protein sequence MKQLQQLILGLAIGLVILWGGGPVLAAGPTVSTKAAVTTDKTATWSWTGMTSSYRYSLDNETDWQATTETSFSPSGPLSRGTHILYVQEDQSGSWSESSSASLYCLETESDATVLISDGVDLTAFSDFVNAVPANGVVNAKLTADIALSNTETNPWKPIGKNISYRYQGVFDGQNHVIRGLYLSFGNDFSGLFGMSTGTIKNLTLTDSTISGGYDVGAIIGLANSGSQIINCHNTATVSGTQRVGGIAGTFMGNLENCSNSGTVTGVKGSIGGIVGFQQGIMLNCFNTGTVKSTSSDVNDYNIEIGGISGDSFFGSTSDCYNSGAIIFASFGTKCKQGSIIGQKSSSVTVLNCYYLKNTASNGIGSNSTDIDTETARKDTTSFTNGEVCYDLQAGQSSLSWGQTLTGSADPRPVLSTQSDKKVYRIIFDYSDATADLISYHNQNDSVSTLQSVDYALTLDGAPFTDSNYQVGSNDVTFTAIKREAFSGVSVTPYNESFDGSNHSLVTVSGAPEGAAITYSSTGQEGSFSDTLPEMNEVDSVDVYVKISDFYHYDFLCGKLTAIVTKASAPTVAPVEKNYTYGITNLDESIDVTTLLPANRGTSNYVLGTLSDNQGILDGTPSIGVDGCINYRIKGGAVGDTATIPVIIDSNNYDPITVSVKINLIDKQTLIIDGISVSNKTYDGNPLLPAGSVTISDAGGQAVDPGPLTYRYHSTDGDSYDSSIAPTKAGSFQLDIFVPTENPTYTGNLGPISFNILPRPIEVKAQNQTITAGSERPADAYSPPDLAEGDTLTGVSFACDYLKNDIAKGIAGNYPITPSGGVVSGGNENYLITYKPGVLTVNPASTGGGTGGVVSPTLPEVSLSTHPLSFDAEGHLAIDIAGLPPGATVYYSGDGLSYATIPPVMTGAGSYPLYIKITCPGYTDYQTQAQVTVTKAVTTPPADITIIPPDDQSGGVALLAEGLPSNRGATQFEIIGVSDPDQLLGNTPEVDQNGQLSYWLRQDVAAVRYDVSEMANNQMTTGATISIKVSMANYEDLTLKVMIGKELEEAIGIRYLTHIQDIGWETDWVTEGGLSGTSGQSKRLEALKVELIGDVPEGASIETAAHVQNQGDLGPFTMGTAAGTSGQGLRLENICLTLEDLSGYILLYTVHVQNQGWLRDEDDSSSWFKSGEIAGTAGQGLRLEGIKIMLVKTE from the coding sequence ATGAAACAATTGCAGCAGCTTATTTTAGGATTGGCAATTGGACTTGTTATTTTGTGGGGTGGAGGACCGGTGTTGGCGGCTGGGCCAACGGTCAGTACGAAAGCGGCGGTGACGACCGATAAAACGGCGACCTGGTCATGGACTGGCATGACTAGCAGTTATCGCTATAGTCTTGATAATGAAACAGACTGGCAGGCGACGACGGAAACCAGCTTTAGTCCCAGTGGGCCATTGTCCCGGGGGACTCATATCCTTTATGTTCAGGAAGACCAGAGCGGCAGCTGGAGTGAGAGCAGCAGTGCCAGCCTGTATTGCTTGGAAACTGAGTCAGATGCCACGGTACTTATTAGTGATGGGGTTGACTTGACCGCCTTTTCGGATTTTGTCAATGCTGTCCCAGCTAATGGTGTTGTCAATGCCAAATTGACAGCGGATATCGCACTCAGCAATACTGAGACCAATCCCTGGAAGCCGATTGGTAAAAACATCAGCTATCGTTATCAGGGTGTCTTTGATGGTCAGAACCATGTCATCCGCGGGCTTTACCTGAGCTTCGGCAATGACTTTAGCGGTCTTTTTGGCATGAGTACCGGGACTATTAAAAATCTGACACTTACAGATTCAACGATCAGCGGTGGATATGATGTCGGAGCAATTATCGGGTTGGCCAATTCTGGCAGTCAGATCATTAATTGTCATAATACCGCCACCGTCAGCGGCACACAACGGGTTGGCGGGATCGCCGGGACTTTTATGGGCAACTTGGAAAACTGTTCCAATAGTGGAACAGTAACGGGGGTTAAGGGCAGTATTGGGGGCATTGTCGGATTTCAGCAAGGTATTATGCTTAACTGCTTTAACACTGGTACAGTAAAAAGTACCAGTTCGGATGTTAATGATTATAATATCGAAATTGGCGGGATTAGCGGTGACTCATTTTTTGGATCGACCAGTGATTGCTACAATAGCGGAGCAATTATTTTTGCTAGCTTTGGTACCAAGTGTAAGCAGGGATCGATTATTGGTCAAAAAAGTTCGTCTGTAACGGTTTTAAATTGCTATTATCTGAAAAATACAGCGAGTAATGGCATTGGTAGTAATAGTACTGATATCGACACCGAAACGGCCAGAAAAGATACGACCAGTTTTACCAATGGTGAGGTCTGCTACGACCTGCAGGCTGGCCAGTCAAGCCTTAGTTGGGGTCAGACCTTAACTGGAAGTGCTGATCCGCGACCGGTTTTAAGCACCCAGTCCGATAAAAAGGTCTATCGGATAATATTTGATTATTCAGATGCTACAGCTGATCTGATCAGCTATCACAATCAGAACGATAGCGTCAGCACCCTCCAGTCAGTTGATTATGCCTTAACCCTTGATGGGGCCCCCTTTACCGACAGTAATTATCAGGTCGGCAGCAACGATGTGACTTTTACCGCCATAAAACGCGAGGCTTTTAGCGGGGTAAGTGTAACCCCTTATAACGAAAGCTTTGACGGTAGCAACCATTCGCTTGTAACTGTCAGTGGTGCCCCGGAAGGAGCCGCCATAACCTACAGCTCAACCGGTCAAGAGGGCAGCTTTTCAGATACGTTGCCAGAGATGAATGAGGTTGACAGTGTTGATGTTTATGTTAAAATCAGTGACTTTTATCACTATGATTTTTTATGTGGAAAGCTGACTGCCATCGTCACGAAGGCCAGTGCCCCCACAGTGGCACCGGTTGAAAAAAATTATACTTATGGTATCACCAATCTCGACGAGAGTATTGACGTAACAACCTTGTTGCCAGCTAATCGGGGGACGAGTAACTATGTTCTGGGCACACTCAGCGATAACCAGGGCATTCTAGACGGAACACCTAGTATTGGCGTTGATGGCTGTATTAACTATCGTATTAAGGGAGGGGCGGTTGGTGATACGGCAACGATTCCAGTTATTATTGACAGCAACAATTACGACCCAATTACAGTTAGTGTGAAAATAAATCTGATTGATAAGCAAACCCTGATAATTGACGGTATCTCAGTTAGTAATAAAACCTATGATGGTAATCCACTGTTGCCAGCGGGAAGTGTGACAATCAGTGATGCGGGTGGCCAGGCGGTCGATCCCGGGCCGCTAACCTATCGTTACCATAGCACAGATGGTGACAGTTACGACAGCAGTATCGCTCCGACCAAGGCGGGCAGCTTTCAGTTGGATATTTTTGTGCCAACTGAGAATCCAACTTATACTGGGAATTTGGGGCCGATTTCTTTTAACATTCTACCGCGACCGATTGAGGTCAAGGCCCAAAACCAGACCATCACAGCCGGTAGCGAACGGCCAGCCGATGCGTATAGTCCCCCTGATCTGGCTGAGGGTGATACCCTGACAGGGGTTAGTTTTGCCTGTGATTATCTAAAAAACGATATTGCTAAGGGAATAGCGGGCAACTATCCGATTACCCCCAGCGGAGGTGTTGTCAGTGGTGGCAATGAAAACTACTTGATCACCTATAAGCCGGGTGTACTGACGGTCAATCCGGCCAGCACTGGTGGCGGTACTGGTGGGGTGGTGAGCCCGACGCTTCCGGAAGTTAGTTTAAGTACCCATCCGCTTTCCTTTGATGCCGAAGGTCATCTGGCGATTGATATCGCCGGATTGCCGCCAGGGGCCACGGTTTATTACAGCGGCGATGGTCTTTCCTATGCGACGATCCCGCCGGTAATGACCGGAGCTGGCAGCTATCCTTTATATATAAAGATAACTTGTCCTGGTTACACAGATTACCAGACTCAAGCACAAGTGACTGTTACCAAGGCAGTGACTACGCCGCCAGCCGATATAACCATAATCCCGCCCGACGATCAGTCTGGTGGTGTAGCTTTACTGGCGGAGGGGCTACCATCAAACCGGGGTGCAACTCAGTTTGAAATCATCGGGGTATCTGATCCCGATCAGCTACTGGGGAATACTCCAGAGGTCGATCAGAATGGTCAGCTTAGCTATTGGTTACGGCAGGATGTAGCAGCCGTTCGCTATGATGTATCCGAAATGGCTAATAATCAGATGACAACCGGGGCAACGATTTCAATTAAGGTGTCAATGGCCAATTACGAGGATTTGACCCTGAAAGTGATGATTGGTAAAGAGCTAGAGGAAGCAATTGGAATTCGCTACCTCACCCATATCCAGGACATCGGCTGGGAAACCGACTGGGTTACTGAAGGGGGTTTATCTGGCACCTCCGGACAGTCCAAACGATTGGAGGCACTGAAGGTCGAGCTTATCGGCGATGTGCCGGAAGGAGCCAGTATAGAAACCGCAGCACATGTACAGAATCAGGGGGATCTGGGTCCCTTTACCATGGGCACCGCTGCCGGTACCAGCGGGCAGGGCTTGAGGCTTGAAAATATCTGTCTGACCCTTGAAGATCTCTCCGGCTATATCCTTCTTTACACGGTACATGTACAGAATCAGGGCTGGTTGCGGGATGAAGACGACAGCAGCAGTTGGTTTAAATCTGGTGAAATCGCCGGAACGGCGGGTCAGGGGCTGCGACTGGAAGGGATTAAGATTATGCTGGTAAAGACTGAATAA